Proteins encoded in a region of the Ziziphus jujuba cultivar Dongzao chromosome 3, ASM3175591v1 genome:
- the LOC107433517 gene encoding uncharacterized protein LOC107433517 yields the protein MSVTAGVNDTVIAIRDKLKGKIGQTKVKRYWPGKVPEWADAADEDGDIRMSKAAALEQAFPAQDDSDIARKDDPRLRRLAENRIDNREEVRADHRRIRQAEIVSTIEEESKRQEGLDAEEEDADALEERRRRIKERLRQREQEEAPLLPSEDEEEVEEEEEEESEYETDSEEELTGIAMVKPVFVPKSERDTVAERERLEAEERALEELKKKKVEERKKETKQIVVEEIRKDEEIQKSLEQEANIADIDTDDEINEAEEYEAWKTREIARIKRDREDREAMLKEKEEIERVRNMTEEERREWERKNPKPAPRPKQKWRFMQKYYHKGAFFQADADDRSTTAGTDEIFYRDFSAPTGEDKMNKTNLPKVMQVKHFGRSGRTKWTHLVNEDTTDWNNPWTYNDPLRAKYNAKMAGMNASISKPKGSKKLKDWESH from the exons ATGTCGGTGACCGCCGGTGTTAATGATACCGTAATTGCCATCCGGGATAAACTCAAAGGTAAAATTGGGCAAACCAAAGTTAAAAGGTATTGGCCTGGTAAAGTTCCTGAGTGGGCTGATGCTGCTGATGAAGATGGGGATATTAGGATGTCCAAAGCAGCTGCTCTGGAACAAGCCTTCCCCGCTCAGGACGATTCGGACATTGCTAGAAAAGATGATCCTAGGCTGCGTCGTTTGGCTGAAAACAGAATAGATAATCGTGAAGAAGTGAGAGCTGATCACCGACGCATCCGTCAGGCTGAGATTGTTTCAACAATTGAAGAGGAATCTAAAAGGCAGGAAGGTTTGGATGCAGAGGAGGAGGATGCAGATGCTTTGGAGGAAAGGAGGAGGAGGATTAAGGAGAGGTTGCGTCAGAGGGAGCAAGAAGAAGCTCCCCTCCTTCCATCAGAAGATGAGGAAGAAGTAgaggaagaggaggaagagGAATCTGAGTATGAGACTGACTCTGAGGAAGAACTGACTGGTATAGCAATGGTGAAGCCTGTCTTTGTTCCCAAGTCTGAGAGGGATACCGTAGCTGAGCGTGAGCGCCTTGAGGCTGAAGAGCGGGCACTTGAGGaactaaagaagaagaaagtggaGGAGAGGAAAAAGGAGACAAAACAGATAGTGGTTGAGGAAATCCGGAAAGATGAAGAAATTCAGAAGAGTTTGGAACAGGAAGCTAATATTGCGGACATTGATACTGATGATGAAATTAATGAGGCAGAGGAGTATGAAGCTTGGAAGACGAGAGAAATAGCCAGGATCAAGAGGGATAGGGAGGATCGAGAAGCAATGTTGAAGGAGAAGGAGGAAATTGAGAGGGTGAGAAACATGACAGAGGAAGAAAGGAGGGAGTGGGAAAGAAAGAATCCGAAACCAGCTCCACGACCAAAGCAGAAATGGAGGTTCATGCAGAAATACTATCACAAGGGTGCTTTCTTCCAAGCAGATGCTGATGATCGTTCTACTACTGCTGGAACAGATGAAATATTCTACCGTGATTTCTCTGCCCCCACTGGAGAAGATAAGATGAACAAGACAAATCTGCCTAAAGTCATGCAGGTCAAGCATTTTGGTCGCAGTGGAAGGACAAAATGGACTCATCTTGTCAATGAGGATACAACTGATTGGAACAACCC GTGGACATACAATGATCCTCTTCGGGCAAAGTACAATGCAAAAATGGCCGGAATGAATGCATCTATTTCAAAACCTAAAGGAAGCAAGAAATTGAAAGATTGGGAGTCTCATTGA